From Vanrija pseudolonga chromosome 1, complete sequence, a single genomic window includes:
- the YTHDF2 gene encoding YTH domain-containing family protein 2: MSSTPIRQPRGPPSSAFPPGAAPPPAPSSSSSSSTAVSAGPPAPDAESLLRRNKTLANPRSGNTPQQPAFTPSPADQRRSVAVFSPAAAAALAAAPPAAPANNSNDPRYRSGSFSGLAGSAVPPVVQMQISQVDAGLVRRRSGREFAQHTRTEETLLETELAEEYDSTATERGTWGKAKGLSRQSSLPSRRLMNGGGVNPGLFTPSDAPAMPATNAQSGAGSMQPPPAPPPRPPRRVYHPSIDQSPVSPNSAAQQLQLQQQGGHSRSHSHTNSLSSLNMDYGQPLSATSPIAPSSAGHSNAATAGGAGVSRTQSLRAQAQASNNSIDISNLGRSASMRAPGELSWTRIGQGHTSPPPHPFSAATPPRPGQSNLPPFQFPPVDDSDLIEPTDLKRHQSLTQGYGSSSRVRERLERSQALLSLEQREDLRRHLAASPQGTGSQRHSRQLSELGIEDSPTNPIQRSVWTPGVTGAGAGDGWSHSAALQLQEALDALTLNGRDPAVGTPAAHPGDEPAWVTNLVGMPGQPSPQPPSRGNFGWDDRDPAALRAAAAAYGGAPLPGWAGAPHLQQPGNLFQQQQLYAQAQAQLKLAAAGIGAGGIPGLPPMPHLHPGGYPVGGQGYLGPAFTPQYPTPPGTAMGGGPGGGGGGGGGGGGGPNHPLSAQDLDVIELARSKGLNPATFDTHPQFARFFVIKSYTEDDVQKSLKHEIWSSTVLGNKRLDTAFRESNERGPIYLFFSVNGSRHFCGVAEMLTPVDETQSSTVWAQDKWKGIFKVRWIFVRDVPTAALRHIRLTNTPERKPITNSRDTQELPYEAGCEVLQIFLDHQHKSKTSLLQDFAYYERLSANRGPGGATSPTPPVGHSGQATPHVYGGNAQQVPVQPAGNRI, translated from the exons cgtcctcgtcgacagcaGTCAGCGCcggcccgccagccccgGACGCAGAGtcgctcctccgccgcaACAAGACGCTCGCGAACCCGCGCTCCGGCAacacgccgcagcagccggcgttcacgccctcgcccgccgaccaGCGCCGCTCCGTCGCAGTcttctcgcccgccgcggcggccgcgctcgccgctgcaccccccgctgcgccggccaACAACAGCAACGACCCGCGCTACCGCTCCGGCTCGTTCTCGGGCCTCGCGGGCAGCGCTGTCCCCCCAGTGGTCCAGATGCAGATCAgccaggtcgacgccggcctcgtccgccgccgctccggcCGCGAGTTTGCACAGCATACCCGTACCGAGGAGACTCTGCTCGAGActgagctcgccgaggagtACGACAGCACCGCGACGGAGCGCGGGACGTGGGGAAAGGCAAAGGGACTGAGCCGCCAGAGCTCGCTCCCATCACGACGGC TCATGAACGGCGGAGGCGTCAACCCTGGGCTGTTCACACCAAGCGACGCGCCCGCCATGCCAGCTACCAATGCCCAGTCGGGCGCTGGCAGCATGCagccgccaccggcgccacctcctcgccctccccgccgcgtCTACCACCCCAGCATTGATCAGTCGCCAGTATCTCCCAATTCGGCAGCCCAGCAGCTTCAACTGCAGCAACAGGGCGGCCACTCGCGCAGCCACTCGCACACAAACTCGCTCTCGTCCCTCAACATGGACTATGGCCAGCCCTTGTCTGCCACCTCGCCCATTGCGCCAAGCAGCGCCGGCCACAGTAACGCTGcgacggccggcggcgctggtgtcTCCCGCACCCAGAGCCTCCGTGCCCAGGCGCAGGCGTCCAACAACTCGATTGACATTTCAAACCTAGGCCGAAGCGCCAGTATGAGAGCCCCCGGAGAGCTCTCGTGGACCCGAATCGGACAGGGACacacgtcgccgccgccccacccaTTCAGCGCTgcgacgccgccacgccccgGCCAGTCCAACCTTCCTCCGTTCCAGTTCCCGCCagtcgacgactcggacctTATCGAGCCCACCGACCTCAAGCGCCACCAGTCTCTCACCCAGGGCTATGGCTCGTCGAGCCGTGTCCgtgagcgtctcgagcgaTCCCAGGCGCTCCTcagcctcgagcagcgcgaggaccTCCGTCGCCACCTTGCAGCGTCGCCCCAAGGTACCGGCTCCCAGAGACATTCGCGCCAGCTCTCggagctcggcatcgaggaCTCGCCCACAAACCCCATTCAGCGCAGCGTCTGGACGCCTGGCGTCactggcgctggtgccggcgacgGCTGGTCCCACAGTGCCGCCCTCCAGCTCCAGGAGGCTCTTGACGCCCTCACCCTCAACGGTCGTGACCCTGCGGTGGGCACGCCCGCTGCCCACCctggcgacgagccggcgtgGGTTAccaacctcgtcggcatGCCCGGCCAGCCGTCACCCCAGCCGCCCTCGAGGGGCAACTTTGGCTGGGACGACAGAGATCCGGCCGCACTccgtgccgctgcggcggcctACGGCGGAGCTCCCCTGCCCGGGTGGGCCGGTGCACCCCATCTCCAGCAGCCAGGCAACCTCTtccaacagcagcagctgtACGCTCAGGCTCAGGCccagctcaagctcgccgccgctggcattggagccggcggcatccCCGGCCTGCCACCTATGCCCCATCTTCACCCTGGTGGTTACCCCGTCGGAGGCCAAGGCTACCTGGGCCCCGCCTTCACGCCCCAGTACCCCACTCCTCCTGGCACGGCCATGGGTGGCGGTcccggtggtggtggtggtggaggcggcggtggtggcggtggacCCAACCACCCGCTCAGTGCGCAGGATCTCGATGTTATCGAACTTGCCCGAAGCAAGGGCCTCAACCCCGCCACCTTCGACACACACCCCCAGTTTGCCCGTTTCTTCGTCATCAAGTCTTATACTGAGGACGATGTCCAAAAGTCGCTCAAGCACGAGATCTGGTCGTCTACCGTGCTGGGTAACAAGCGTCTCGACACGGCGTTCCGCGAGAGCAACGAGCGTGGTCCCATCTACCTCTTCTTCTCTGTCAACGGATCCAGACACTTTTGTGGTGTTGCTGAAATGCTCACGCCCGTCGACGAGACGCAATCGTCGACCGTCTGGGCTCAGGACAAGTGGAAGGGCATCTTCAAGGTCCGCTGGATCTTTGTCCGCGATGTACCAACAGCCGCCCTTCGCCACATTCGCCTAACCAACACTCCTGAGCGCAAGCCCATCACAAACTCGCGCGACACGCAGGAGCTGCCGTACGAGGCCGGTTGCGAGGTCCTGCAGATCTTCCTCGACCACCAGCACAAGTCCAAGACGAGTCTCCTCCAGGACTTTGCCTACTACGAGAGACTCAGCGCCAACCGTGGTCCCGGCGGCGCaacgagcccgacgccgcccgtcgGTCACTCGGGCCAGGCTACGCCGCACGTCTATGGCGGCAACGCCCAGCAGGTTCCCGTCCAGCCGGCCGGTAACCGTATCTAG
- the mcm2 gene encoding DNA replication licensing factor mcm2 — translation MASSTNSRIHHPTDTPGQSSPIPPTSSQTRSKRRRSVSSAADSTGAGPSGLGGGAARSSSPPPSSLPPSSPPAPFSDFSDDEVGDDEEDMRARGRRDAAADDDDEDDEGEDLFNDNVVRDYESNADLDRYSDADIDDRSSLPEMSRTERLAAEREMARRDRGLPGTRAARRGRVPTFLQSDDDDDGGYDGGLLSGINTRRARRHYDERIEEDDVEDDDEMSLEHLGDIKASSIAEWVAVPSVRRAIQKHFKSFLMTYVDANGQSVYGQRIKHLGEVNSESLEVSYLQLAKSRPILAYFLSNSPQPMLTIFDEVALEAILLYYPSYDRIHSEIHVRIIEFPAAMTLRGLRQENLNTLVRVSGVVTRRTGIFPQLKYVKFDCGKCGTTLGPFYQDTTKELKISFCPNCTARGPFTVNSEQTVYRNYQKMTLQESPGSVPAGRLPRHREVILLWDLIDCAKPGDEVEVTGIYRNNFDASLNSKNGFPVFSTVLEANNITKKEDIYASINLTEEDKKTIRALAKDDRIAKRIVKSIAPSIYGHDDIKTAIALSLFGGLSKDVNGKHRIRGDINVLLLGDPGTAKSQFLKYVEKTANRAVFTTGQGASAVGLTASVRKDPVTREWTLEGGALVLADKGHCLIDEFDKMNDADRTSIHEAMEQQSISISKAGIVTTLQARCAIVAAANPIGGRYNPTIPFQQNVELTEPILSRFDVLCVVKDAVDPVQDEMLAQFVVSSHMRSHPEFKNDSDEINTTTAVDADIIPQDLLRKYIMYAKQLKPRLENLDQDKLANLYAELRRESLATGSFPITVRHLESMIRMSEASAKMHLRDYVRLDDINLAIQVTVGSFVQAQKMSIKKTLERGFRKYVHHATDDNELLSFLLGNIVKDKARLYAAQHQGQHPEKITVRVAQLEDRAKEMELYDVQPFMRSALFKANGYAFTAGEGHGTITKTFAVTASE, via the exons ATGGCAAGTAGTACAAACTCTCGCATCCACCACCCTACTGACACACCCGGACAGTCTTCCCCCATCCCCCCGACCTCATCGCAGACACGGAGCAAGAGGCGCCGCAGCGTGTCGTCTgcggccgactcgacgggcgcggggccatccggcctcggcggcggcgcggcgcgctcgtcctccccgccacCGTCGTCTCTGCCCCCTTCGTCCCCTCCCGCCCCGTTCTCGGACTTTAGCGACGACGAAgtaggcgacgacgaggaggacatgcgcgcgcgtggacggcgcgacgccgccgccgacgacgacgacgaagacgacgagggcgaggacctgTTCAACGACAACGTCGTGCGCGACTACGAGTCcaacgccgacctcgaccgctACTCTGATGCCGATATCGACGACCGCTCGTCCCTGCCCGAGATGTCGCGcaccgagcgcctcgccgccgagcgcgagatggcCCGCCGTGATCGCGGACTGCCGGGTACgcgtgctgcgcgccgcggtcgcgtcCCGACGTTCCTCcagagcgacgacgacgacgacggaggcTACGATGGCGGGCTTCTCAGCGGCATcaacacgcgccgcgctcgtcgccactACGACGAGCGTattgaggaggacgacgtcgaggatgatgat GAAATGTCGCTTGAGCACCTTGGCGACATCAAGGCGTCGTCCATCGCCGAGTGGGTCGCCGTCCCGTCGGTCCGCCGCGCGATCCAGAAGCACTTCAAGTCGTTCCTCATGACCTAtgtcgacgccaacggccagTCGGTCTACGGACAGAGGATCAAGCACCTCGGTGAAGTCAactccgagtcgctcgaggTGTCGTACCTTCAGCTCGCAAAGTCGCGTCCCATCCTCGCCTACTTCTTGTCCAACTCGCCCCAGCCGATGCTCACAATcttcgacgaggtcgcgctcgaggctATTCTGCTCTACTACCCCTCGTACGACCGCATCCACTCGGAGATTCACGTCCGCATCATCGAGTTCCCGGCCGCCATGACACTCCGCGGCCTGCGCCAGGAGAACCTCAACACGCTCGTTCGCGTCTCGGGTGTCGTCACCCGCCGCACGGGTATCTTCCCGCAGCTCAAGTATGTCAAGTTTGACTGTGGCAAGTGCGGCACGACCCTCGGCCCGTTCTACCAGGACACGaccaaggagctcaagaTCAGCTTCTGCCCCAACTGTACCGCTCGCGGACCGTTTACTGTCAACTCTGAGCAGACCGTGTACCGCAACTACCAGAAGATGACTCTCCAGGAGTCGCCCGGCTCAGTTCCTGCTGGTCGTCTTCCCCGCCACCGCGAGGTTATCCTCCTCTGGGACCTGATCGACTGTGCCAAGCCTggagacgaggtcgaggtcaccGGCATCTACCGCAACAACTTTGACGCGTCGCTCAACTCGAAGAACGGCTTCCCCGTCTTCTCGaccgtcctcgaggccaacaACATTaccaagaaggaggacatTTACGCGTCCATCAacctcaccgaggaggacaagaagacgatccgcgccctcgccaaggacgACCGCATTGCCAAGCGCATCGTCAAGTCGATTGCCCCGTCCATCTacggccacgacgacatCAAGACTGCCATTGCCCTCTCTCTTTTCGGCGGTCTGTCCAAGGATGTCAACGGCAAGCACCGTATCCGTGGTGACATCAACGTTCTGCTCCTCGGTGACCCCGGTACTGCCAAGTCGCAGTTCCTCAAGTACGTCGAGAAGACTGCCAACCGTGCCGTGTTCACTACCGGCCAGGGTGCCAGTGCCGTCGGTCTCACCGCGTCGGTCCGCAAGGACCCCGTCACGCGCGAGTGGACTCTGGAGGGTGGTGCGCTGGTGCTTGCCGACAAGGGACACTGCCTCATCGACGAGTTTGACAAGAtgaacgacgccgacaggACATCGATTCACGAGGCCATGGAGCAGCAGAGCATCTCCATCTCCAAGGCGGGTATCGTCACGACTCTCCAGGCGCGCTGTGCcattgtcgccgctgccaaccCTATTGGTGGCCGTTACAACCCCACCATTCCGTTCCAGCAAAACGTCGAGCTCACCGAGCCCATTCTGTCGCGTTTCGACGTCCTCTGTGTCGTCAAGGACGCTGTCGACCCGGTCCAGGACGAGATGCTCGCGCAGTTTGTCGTCAGCAGCCACATGCGATCGCACCCCGAGTTCAAgaacgactcggacgagatCAACACGACTACGGCCGTGGACGCAGAC ATCATCCCCCAGGATCTCCTTCGCAAGTACATCATGTACGCCAAGCAGCTCAAGCCTCGACTGGAGAACCTGGACCAGGACAAGCTGGCCAACCTGTacgccgagctgcgtcgCGAGTCGCTTGCCACGGGTTCGTTCCCCATCACGGTGCGCCACCTGGAAAGCATGATCCGCATGTCCGAGGCGTCTGCCAAGATGCACCTCCGCGACTATGTGCGTCTCGACGACATCAACCTGGCCATCCAGGTTACTGTGGGCTCGTTTGTGCAGGCGCAGAAGATGAGCATCAAGAAgacgctcgagcgcggcttCAGGAAGTATGTCCAccacgcgaccgacgacaacgagctGCTGTCGTTCCTCCTTGGCAACATtgtcaaggacaaggcgaGGTTGTACGCCGCCCAGCACCAGGGCCAGCACCCCGAGAAGATTAccgtgcgcgtcgcgcagctcgaggaccgGGCAAAGGAGATGGAACTGTACGACGTTCAGCCGTTTATGCGGTCGGCGCTGTTCAAGGCGAATGGGTACGCGTTCACCGCTGGCGAGGGCCACGGCACGATTACCAAGACGTTTGCCGTCACGGCGTCCGAGTAG
- the EFM7_1 gene encoding Protein N-terminal and lysine N-methyltransferase EFM7 — translation MSTRRDSTSSGSGDEGGFGLGELMPRSPSPEPIPFSYASYDLPESLGYTAADGGREVSIRLVGSHPLWGHHLWNTARVTTTYLLTHAPTLLRGKRVLELGAGGALPSVAAALAGAECVVATDYADAALMENIDVNFERNLPSAVRGNALAVGHTWGHDVAPLLAAGAAGSSAADGRYDLVILSDLMFNHSQHDALIKTLDATLSLAKGVPTAEGAAPQTPCALVFLTHHRPRLADADMAFFPRLAASGSWGYERVVEEWTGPMFDNDPGDERVRGTVHGFRCWRL, via the exons ATGTCAACACGGCGCGACTCGACATCATCCGgtagcggcgacgaggggggaTTCGGGCTAGGCGAGCTGATGCCG cgCTCCCCATCCCCCGAACCCATCCCCTTCTCCTACGCCTCGTACGACCTGCCCGAGTCGCTGGGATACACCGCCGcggacggcgggcgggaggTGTCGATCCGGCTCGTGGGGAGCCATCCGCTGTGGGGACATCATTT GTGGAACACGGCCCGCGTGACAACCACCTACCTCCTAACGCACGCGCCGACCCTGCTGCGGGGCaagcgcgtcctcgagctcggcgcgggcggcgcgctgccctccgtcgctgctgcgctaGCGGGCGCAGAGTGCGTCGTGGCGACAGActacgccgacgcggcgctcatgGAGAACATTGACGTCAACTTTGAGCGGAATTTGCCTTCTGCGGTGCGGGGGAACGCGCTGGCGGTCGGACATACTTGGGGGCATGAtgtcgcgccgctcctcgcggctggcgccgcgggcagctccgccgccgacggccggtacgacctcgtcatcctcTCCGACCTCATGTTCAACCACTCGCAGCACGACGCGCTGatcaagacgctcgacgcgacgctgaGCCTCGCCAAGGGCGTGCCGACGGCCGAGGGAGCCGCCCCGCAGACCCCCTGCGCGCTCGTGTTCCTCACGCACCACCGCccacgcctcgccgacgccgacatggccTTCTtcccgcgcctcgcggcgtcCGGTAGCTGGGGGtacgagcgcgtcgtggaGGAGTGGACTGGGCCCATGTTTGACAACGACCCGGGAGACGAGCGCGTCAGGGGCACGGTGCATGGGTTCCGGTGCTGGCGGTTgtga
- the ASI3 gene encoding Protein ASI3, whose translation MQRLAPLPGQLRAQLDAASARLSRALHSLVFSFPSPAAAGNTTSGAAASVNGTASPKGITAGTILDNTTDSILSQPGEPRAWAGGVGPLSFAGSGYGVVLIVIAILLNRIHHIVQRPQHPPARAGGGGARAALQAAITSPGMSTAIRVPAVMVLARAWALFTVLTMQVADVWPHDVVSRSAEWVAGLPALVRPVAAYGARVADRLGAWAGDKHMQQVCWTVFLCVCAALVCGALANGLDRGRRRDVGAGFNLFHFSFLLHLYSSPLTHHNPPPKANHGRPDVHALFQLWLGLTEFTWLQINELSPVLRQNLLLPTGVCGVLGLLHFVHALTISPPSLPSLSFVTHLLALFLTIIISCTVVLKAFTHIFTLGYLPSPIWINLLPNEGAVPSLEDDFGVALLKLGTACIEATSYSGLKNELAPVEEARPWLELSANGCDQVNPGAGVGGFGTAITDIHVAELRDPNADSPFSDALANFWKAAAALAYDMFLVLLSTPIGRRMFLLTVRTWHARWWYGPRSWRFWRREAWAAPPPNPMGNGFLTILMNSLVVGSQRREPRLFTAPPSRASRRPTPVPDEYTFDQVLRGEVVIEDDEDEWAAQTVVDDEEGWESDAGEPSSAVASDDEDDDQTGSLFRDLVVRDNTPDPDQASLQPILLAHLTSTGSPLTRRRYAAILGSGGGASGSASGPSTPTRPGAGSLHDIVLTRRTQASALATPQQTDEWADERRHTCVVCMVQPRDVILWPCRCLLMCNDCRDSLASRLSPTDHNCPNCRTKVDGFSRIYVP comes from the exons ATGCAGCGGCTCGCGCCCCTGCCcggccagctgcgcgcgcagctaGACGCGGCGAGTGCGCGCCTGAGCCGCGCGCTGCACTCGCTCGTCTTCAGCTTTCCtagcccggcggcggcggggaatACTACctccggcgcggcggcctcggtgaaCGGCACCGCGTCGCCAAAGGGCATCACCGCTGGCACCATTCTGGACAACACCACCGACAGCATCCTCTCGCAGCccggcgagccgcgcgcgtgggctggcggcgtgggccCGCTCAGCTTCGCTGGCAGCGGGTacggcgtcgtcctcatcgtcatt GCAATCCTCCTCAACCGTATCCACCACATCGTGCAGCGTCCCCAgcacccgcccgcgcgcgccggcggcggcggtgcccgcgcggcgctccaGGCAGCCATCACCTCGCCGGgcatgtcgacggcgatcCGCGTCCCCGCCGTCatggtgctcgcgcgcgcgtgggcgcTGTTCACAGTGCTCACGAtgcaggtcgccgacgtgTGGCCGCACGACGTGGTCAGTCGCTCGGCAGAGTGGGTCGCTGGCCTGCCTGCGCTTGTTAGGCCGGTCGCGGcgtacggcgcgcgcgtggcggaccggctcggcgcgtggGCAGGCGACAAGCACATGCAGCAGGTCTGCTGGACCGTCTTCCTGTGCGTGTGTGCTGCGCTCGTGTGCGGTGCGCTCGCCAACGGTCTCGATcgcgggcgccggcgtgacGTCGGCGCAGGCTTCAACTTG TTCCACTTCTCCTTCCTGCTCCACCTCTACTCGTCCCCTCTGACGCACCACAACCCCCCGCCGAAGGCAAACCACGGCCGCCCAGACGTCCACGCCCTGTTCCAGCTCTGGCTCGGCCTCACCGAGTTTACATGGCTCCAGATCAACGAACTCTCCCCCGTCCTCCGGCAGAACCTGCTCCTCCCCACCGGCGTAtgcggcgtcctcggcctcctgcaCTTTGTTCACGCCCTTACAATCTCGCCACCGAGCCTGCCCTCCCTGTCCTTTGTGACGCACCTGCTGGCGCTGTTCCTCACGATCATCATTTCTTGCACGGTTGTCCTCAAGGCCTTCACCCACATCTTCACCCTCGGATACCTCCCCTCGCCCATCTGGATCAACCTTCTCCCGAATGAGGGCGCCGTGCCGTCCCTCGAGGATGACTTTGGAGTGGCGCTCCTCAAGCTTGGCACGGCGTGCATTGAAGCAACGTCATACTCGGGATTGAAGAACGAGCTTGCGCCCGTCGAAGAGGCCCGGCCCTGGCTCGAGCTCTCGGCGAACGGCTGCGACCAGGTCAACCCGGGCGCTGGTGTCGGTGGCTTCGGAACAGCCATTACCGACATTcatgtcgccgagctccgcgacCCGAACGCTGACTCGCCATTCTCCGACGCGCTTGCCAACTTTTGGAAGGCCGCTGCGGCCCTGGCATACGACATGTTCTTGGTCCTGCTGTCGACGCCCATCGGCAGGAGGATGTTCTTGTTGACGGTCCGCACGTGGCACGCCCGGTGGTGGTACGGTCCTCGGTCATGGCGCTTctggcgccgcgaggcctgggccgcgcccccgcccaacCCAATGGGCAACGGGTTTTTGACCATCCTCATGAACTCGCTTGTTGTTGGTTCCCAGCGCCGGGAGCCACGCCTTTTCACGGCGCCACCATCACGTGCTTCTCGCCGCCCAACGCCCGTGCCCGACGAGTACACCTTTGATCAGGTGCTCCGTGGCGAGGTTGTCatcgaggatgacgaggacgagtgggCGGCTCAGACCGTggtcgatgacgaggagggctGGGAGAGCGATGCTGGCGAGCCATCATCAGCCGTGGCTtctgacgacgaggacgacgaccagaCGGGTTCGCTCTTCCGCGACCTCGTGGTGAGAGACAACACGCCAGACCCAGATCAGGCGTCACTTCAACCCATCTTGCTTGCACACCTGACGTCGACGGGTTCGCCACTTACGCGAAGGCGATACGCGGCAATCCTCGGatcgggcggcggcgcgtctgGATCGGCCTCGGGCCCCTCGACACCGACACGACCAGGCGCTGGCTCCCTCCACGACATTGTGCTCACGCGCCGGACGCAAGCGTCGGCTCTGGCCACGCCACAGCAGACCGACGAgtgggccgacgagcggcgccaCACGTGCGTCGTTTGCATGGTGCAGCCGCGCGACGTTATTCTGTGGCCGTGCCGTTGCCTCCTCATGTGCAACGACTGCCGCGATAGCTTGGCGAGTAGGCTGTCGCCGACGGACCACAACTGCCCCAACTGCCGTACAAAGGTGGACGGGTTCAGCAGGATCTATGTGCCGTAG
- the SPCC1620.06c gene encoding Ribose-phosphate pyrophosphokinase 2: MSPAAAYPAIKLFAGSSHPELAQLIAKRLNIPLARANVSQPPSGETKVTIVESVRDYDVYILNTGAGAVNTSLMELCIMIHACKIASARRITAIIPHFFYARQDKKDKSRAPITAKLVANMLREAGCDHVITMDLHASQIQGFFDVPVDNLYAEPSMIQYMKTHIDIKNCVIVSPDAGGAKRATSIADRLNVDFALFHKERKRANEVSRMVLVGSVKGKVAVLVDDMADTCGTLGLAARHLIEAGATKVYAFATHGILSGPALKVISESGMEKLVITNTIPQSHNVAKCDKIDVVDVSPVLAETLRRSHFGESVSYLFHEVPFANGVP; encoded by the exons ATGTCGCCCGCTGCCGCGTACCCCGCCATCAAGCTCTTTGCCG GCTCGTcccaccccgagctcgcgcagctcatCGCCAAGCGCCTCAACAtccccctcgcgcgcgccaacgTCTCGCAGCCCCCCTCGGGCGAGACCAAGGTCACGATCGTCGAGAGCGTGCGCGACTACGATGTGTACATTCTCAACACT ggcgccggcgccgtcaacACCTCCCTCATGGAGCTGTGCATCATGATCCACGCGTGCAAGATTGCCTCGGCCCGCCGCATCACGGCCATCATCCCCCACTTCTTCTACGCGCGccaggacaagaaggacaagtCGCGCGCCCCGATCACCGCCAAGCTTGTCGCCAACatgctgcgcgaggcgggtTGTGACCATGTCATT ACCATGGACCTGCACGCATCACAGATCCAGGGCTTCTTCGACGTGCCCGTTGACAA CCTCTACGCCGAGCCATCAATGATCCAGTACATGAAGACGCACATCGACATCAAGAACTGTGTCATTgtctcgcccgacgccggTGGTGCCAAGCGCGCCACGTCGATTGCCGACCGACTCAACGTCGACTTTGCCCTGTTCCACAAGGAGCGGAAACGCGCCAACGAGGTCTCGCGCATGgtgctcgtcggctcggtcaagggcaaggtcgccgtgctcgtcgacgacatggccgacacgtgcggcacgctcggcctcgctgcgcgccaCCTGATCGAGGCTGGCGCCACAAAGGTGTACGCCTTTGCTACGCACGGCATCTTGTCGGGCCCCGCACTCAAGGTCATCTCGGAGAGCGGCATGGAGAAGCTTGTCATCACCAACACGATCCCACAATCGCACAATGTCGCAAAATGCGACAAGATTGACGTTGTCGACGTCAGccccgtgctcgccgagaccCTGCGCCGCTCCCACTTTGGAGAGTCGGTCTCGTACCTCTTCCACGAGGTGCCGTTTGCCAACGGCGTTCCCTAG